The following DNA comes from Marichromatium purpuratum 984.
AAGCTTCGCGCAAAGACCTTATGTCTGCATCTGCGGGTTCGCGTGAGAGTTCCAAATCACGTTTTAGTCTCCATGGTTCTAATAGGTGAGGCCAGTTATTATAGACTATTTTAAGTACTGATTTTTTTGCCCATGAGGTGTGGTCGAATACTCCTATTATATGGGCTTTTTCATCAGTTATAAAAGCAAATAATATTTCCTTGTGCCCTTGGATTAGGCCTTTGTTTTTTCCTGTGAGAATTTCTTTTGTTCCAAGGTGTATATGATGTATGCCCCAGTCAAGAAGCATTGGGTCTATGTAGTTTGTTTTTTTTGCTTGTCGTCTACTGCATCGAGGTGTTAGGTCATCACCCCTCTCAATTTCTGAAACAACTTGTTTGTATCCATTGATACGGCTCTGTGGGCAGTTGAAACCTTTTGCGACTTCGACGGCTCTAGGTGTTGGTGGAATTCGATTCCTTAGAATGTTAAAAACTTGAGAAAGTCGATAAGAAGCCTCGCATTTGCCAGATGGCTTGTATCCAAGTCGAGATATAGCTCTATTGCTCCAAATCAGGATGTCTTTCTCAAAATCAAAGCTCATGCGCATAATCTCTAGTTACAATCTTGGTGTCTTATAGGGTATTGGAGTGAAATAATAAGTGTGATACTGGATTGATATTAGAGATGTCAGAGCTAGGTGGAAATTTAATGCCGAATTTCTGCTCCTCAATCCTGCTTCGCATACTCACCCCGAACCCCCTCCATCGCCTCCTCCACTTCATCCCGAAACCCCTGTATCCGATCCAGTTCCTCGCTCGAATACAGCGACTTGATCCTGCGCATCTTGGCCAATAGCGGTAGGTTCTGCAGTTCCGAGACCGGCACGCCGAGTCGAATCAGCGATTCGCCGCTGCGGTAGATCTCGATGGCCAGATCCAGCAGGGCGAATTGCTTGGCCGGGGAGCAGAAGGTGTCGATGTCGTCGAGCGCGCTCTGCTGCAGCACGCCTTCCTTGATGAGCGCGGCGCCTTCCAGCTCCCAGCGCTGGGGGTCGGAGAGGGCCTCGGGGCCGACCAGGTTGACGATGCGCGAGAGTTCGGCGTCGCGGGCGAGGAGGGCGAGGGCGGCGGTGCGGCGTTGCTCCCAGTTCGGGTCGATCTCCTGGTGCCACCACTCGGCTGCGGTGTGGACATGCCCGGAGAAGCTGCCGACCCAGTCGATCGAGGGGTAGTGACGGGCGTCGGCCAGCTCCTTGGAGAGCGCCCAGAAGGTCTCGACGATGTCCTTGGTGTGGCTGGTCACGGGCTCGGAGAAGTCGCCGCCCGGCGGCGAGACCGCGCCGATCAGGGTGACCGAGCCGGAGGCCCCGGCGAAGGTCTCGACCCGCCCGGCACGCTCGTAGAGCGCGGCCAGACGCGAGGCGAGATAGGCGGGGTAGCCTTCCTCGACCGGCATCTGTCCGAGCCGCCCGGAGACCTCGCGCAACGCCTCGGCCCAGCGGCTGGTGGAGTCGGCCAGCATCACCACGTCGTAGCCCATGTCGCGGTAGTACTCGGCCATGGTCAGGCCGACATAGACCGAGGCCTCGCGCGCCACCACCGGCATGTTGGAGGTGTTGGCCACCAGCAGGGTGCGCTCCATCAGCTTGCGCCCGGTGTAGGGGTCGTCGAGCTGGGGGAAGGTCTCGAGCACGTCGACCAGTTCGTTGCCGCGCTCGCCGCAGCCGACATAGATGACGATGTCGGCGTTCGACCAGCGCGCGATCTGCTGCTGCACCACGGTCTTGCCCGCGCCGAAGGGGCCGGGGACCGCGCCCTTGCCGCCCTTGAGCTGGGGGAAGAAGGTGTCGATCACCCGCTGTCCGGTGATCAACGGCGCGACGCCATCGTCGCGGCGCCGGTAGGGGCGCGGCTGGCGCACCGGCCAGCGGTGATAGAGCCCGAGCCTGCGGCTGGCGCCGTGGGCGTCGCGCACCCGGGCGATGGTCGCCTCGAGGTCGTAGTCGCCGGCCGGGGCGATCTCCTCCAGCTCGCCCTCGATACCGGGTGGCACCAGTACGCGATGCTCGATGGTGGCCGTCTCCGGGACGGTGCCGAGCAGGGTGCCGCCGCCGATCCGGGCGCCGGGTTCGAGCGCCGGATTGGGGGTGAAGCGCCACTCGCGGGCACGGTCGAGGGCGTTGAGGTCGATGCCGCGGCGGATGTGATCGCCCGAGGCCAGGGCGATCGCCTCGAGCGGTCGCTGCACGCCGTCGAAGATGCCGCCGAGCAGCCCGGGGCCGAGTTCGACCGAGAGCGGTCGGCCGAGTCCGCGCACCGGCTCGCCGGGACGCAGCCCGTCGGTCGATTCGTAGGTCTGGACGATGGCATCGCCGCCACGCAGCGAGATCACCTCGCCGAGCAGCCCGAGTTCGCCGAGCTTGACCTGCTCCCCGCTGCGCGCGCCGGGCAGTTCGATGGTGACGATGGGGCCGTTGATGTCACGCATCCGGCCGGTTCTGTTGGCGTCTTTCACGGCATCATCCATTGAACAGGTTGGCGGTATCGAGCCCGTTGGGGAGCAGGCGTTCGAGGATCACGCGCTGGATCTCGGGGCGCAGCCGTTCGAGCCGACCGGCATGGGTGTCGTCGATCCGCACCCGCCCCTCGGCGTCGCTGACCCGCACCCCGCCGAGGGCGGTGATCGGCTCCTCGACCAGCTCGGCCTCGCGCCCCTCGGGTAGCGCCTCGAGGATCGCCGCCCAGCGCTCGCGCAGCAGCACCAGGTCGTGGGCGTTGGCCTCGACGCGCAGCCGCGGCTGCTCGATCAGCCCGGCATCGCGCACGATCAGCGTCGCGAGCCAGTCGCCATAGGTGTCGCGCTCGGCGATGAAGGCGCGCATCCGCTCCTCGAGGCCGCGCTCGACGGCCTGCATCAGGTTCCAGCGCACCCGGTCGAGATGGGTCTGGAGCTTCAGCTCGCTGGCCTGGACCTGTTGGCGGAAGCTGCGTTCGGCCAGGGCGCGGGCGACCTGCTCCTCGTGTTGCTCGCGCGCGCGCAGCCGCTCGGCGGCCTCGCGCAGGATGGTGTCGCGACGGCTGGCGGCGCGCGCCCGGTACTCGGCGGCGAGGCGCTCGGCGCGCGCGAGGATCGCCTGTTCGAGTTCATCGACCTGGGTCATGTCGTTGCTCCGTCTCGTCGTCCGGCGCTGCGCCGAACAGCGCATCGAGCCGATCGGCCACCGCGCTGGACAGACGCGGTGGCTCGGCGCCGAGCGCGGGCACCGCGACCACCACGATGCGTCCGCCCTCGCGGCGGATGCGCTGCAGGCTGGGGATGTCCGCGGCCATCAGCGCGTCGTCGACCACCACCAGCGCCTTGGCCCGCGCGCGCAGCAGCCCGCGCAGCAGGCGCTCGACGGTCTCCGGGGCGGGGTTCTCGTGGGCCTCGAAGCCGATCAACCGGAAGCCGTCGGCGAGCCGCTCGTCACCGATGAACACGAGCCGCGCCGGGGTGGCGGTCTCGGTGCTGGGGGTGTCCATGCCGCGCTCAGATCTTGTTGATGAGCAGGATCGAGACCACCAGCCCGTAGATGGCGATGCCCTCGGCCAGACCGAGATAGATCAGGGTGCGCCCGAGGTTCTCCGGCTTCTCGGTGATCGCCGCCAGCGAGGCCGCGCCGATCGGGCCGACGGCGATGCCGGCGCCGATGGTCGAGATCGCGGTGGGGATACCGGCACCGATGATCGCCAGCCCCATGCCGAGGCTGATCTCGGGCGCGGCGGTCTCGGCGAGGGTCTCGGTGGCGGCCAGGGCGTCGTTGAGCCCGAGCACGAGCAGCCCGAGCTGGGCGCCGACGAAGACCACCAGCTGGGTGCCGAGCGCCGGGCGGAACCAGTCACGGAGCCGGGCGCTGGCGCGGGGGCGCAGCTCCAGCACCAGTCCGGTGAGGATCAGGCCGAGGATGGCCAGGGTCATGAGGGCGACGAGCCAATACATGTGACGCTCCTGATATGGTGGATGGTGCCGGGGTCAGTCACGCGGCAGGCGCAGTGGCGCGAAGGCGTGTCCGTCCCCGGAGAAATAACGCGAGAACCCCTCGTAGTACTGCAGTCGCATCACCTGGATCATCACGATCCCGCCCTCGAGCACGATGATGAAGAGGTTGCCGAGGACCAGGGTGATGAGGTGACCGACCTCGCCGAGCATCCCGGCGAGGGTGTAGACGGCGATGGCGAGCGCGACATGGTTGAGCCCGAAGGCGGCGACGCGGAGGAAGGAGAGGGTGTTGGAGACATAGCCGATCACCGTCTCCAGGGTGGCGATGAAGACCACCAGCGCGCGCTCGATCAGCGGGCCCTGTTGCTCGCGCCAGCTCGCCCAGGCCAGGGTGGCGAGGGCGAGCCCGGCGATGGTCGCCGGCCAGGGGGCGAGGGCGCCGTCCTCGGCGAGTCCGACCCCGGCGCCGACCAGCGCGAGATAGAACACCAGATTGACCGCACCGTGATGCCCGAGCACGGCGTCGCGCCAGCGCCCGACGGCCACCCGGTTGTAGATCGCCAGCGCACAGGCGAGGGTGATGAACCCCACCCCCCAGAGGAGCGCCAGGGTGAGCATCCGCAGCGGATCGGTGAGCGGGCTCATCCACAGCGCCGGGATCAGGTGCTCGTTGCCGAAGACGCTGCCGAAGACCAGTCCGAAGACCATCGACGACAACCCGGCGAGCAGTCCGAAGGGCCAGAAGCGCCCGAGCCGTCGGCGCAGCAGCCAGGCGGCGAGCGCGATCACCGCGCCCTGACCGAGGTCGCCGAACATGCTGCCGAACATCAGCAGGAAGGTGACGGCGAACAGCGGCGTAGGGTCGACCTCGCCGTACTCGGGGATGCCGTACTGACCGACCAGGGTGGCGAAGGGGCTGAGTAGCCGGTTGCGGGTGAGCGCCGTGGGCACCAGTCGATGTTCGTCGGTGCGTGGGGCGCGCGTACTCAGATCGAAAGGGTGTGAGAGCCTTTGGTGTAGTTGTCGCGCGAGATCCTCGACCGCGCGCGCCGGTACCCAGCCGGCGAGATGGGCGAGCGGTCCGCTGGCGCGCAGCGCCGGGTCGAGCGCGATCAGCGGGGCGGCGAGCAGCAGGGTCTGCTGCGCGGCGAGCAGCTGCTCGCGATGGTCGGCGCCCCACTCGGCAAGCTCGCGTTCGAGCGCGGCGCGGCGTCGGGCGATGTCGGCGCTGCGCGTCTCGAGCTGCTGGCGTACCCGCGCCGGTTCGCGATCGAGTTCGACCGGGATCGGCAGCGCCTGGAAGCCGGCGGCGGCGAGCACCTGAGGCAAAGATTCTGGAGCGGCATCGCTGGGACCGACGATCACCACATGGGTCTGGTCGCCACGCTGCATGTAGACGTGGACCAGATAGTGGGCGAGTCCGAGCGCACCGCCGAGCTGGGCGAGGTTCTCGCGCGGCAACATGCCGACATGGATGTCGAGGAAGCGGGTGTTGTTGCGCAGCACCGCCAGATCGATGTCGAGCGCGGCGAAGTTGGCGAGCGCGGCCTGGTGCTCGGCGACCAGTCGCGCCTCGTCGTCGAGCTGGCGCAGGCGCTCGGCGTGGGCCGAGGCGGTCTGCCACAGCTCGCCGAGCCACTGATCGAGCACGGCCAGGGACTCGGGCTCGATCACCCGAGGCCGGTCGATGTGCTGCGGCAGCGCGAGGTCGAGCAGCTTGGCGAGCTTGTCGAGCCGCTGTCGGGCACGTTCGTGATGGCGGCGATAGTCGCGTGCCGGGGCGGTGCCGAGGCGCGCCTCGTCCGGGTCGCGCGCGTCGGGGTGGAAGTGACCGGTCTCGGCGAGCGCGAGCGAGGCGGCGGGCAGGTCCTCGGCGAGGACCAGCAGGCGGACGTGTTTCATCGCCGTGGGCGAGAGCATCAGGCCTCCTCCCGCCGGGCACAGGCCGCGGCGCGCCAGGTACAGCCCGAGGGCGCACGCTCGAGCGCTGCGTCGATGGTGTGCTGGGCGAGACCGAGCAGACGCCCCTGGATGATGGCGAACAGCCTCAGCAGGTCGGTCTCGCGCAGCATCAGATAGGCCAGCGCGCGTGCTGGCGCCGAGTCGCCGTGGGCGAGCAGGGCGCGGGCGATGGTGGCGCTGTGGATGTTGACGCGTCGCTGCACCTCGGCGATGTCGTCGCTGCCGGCGAGCTGACCGGCGAGCGGCGCGGGCAGGGCCTCGATGACCGGCTCGAGCCCGTCGAGCGCGACCAGGCGCAGCAGTCGCTCGCGTCCGAGCAGTCCGGTCGAGGGCACCAGCCAGTAGAAGGTCTCGGAGGGTGAGAGTCCGTAGCAGAGCCGGAAGCGCAGCAGCCACAGCAGGTCGACGCGGTCGAGCGCGGCGCCGATCAGGCGTCTGAGCGCGGTGCCGTGCGGTGCGCCGAAGGTGCGGACGTGGCGCGCCAGCCCGAGGTAGTAGTGCTGGTCGATTGCCGCCTCGAGGGCGAAGGATTCGCGGCGCCGGGCATAGACCTCGCGTGCCTGGCGGGCGATCTGGCGGTAGGGACCGGTCTCGAGCTGGCGCAGCAGCTCCTCGACGCTCTCGGCGCGGAACAGGGTATGGATCGGCAGTCGGATCGGGGCGGGCAGGTCGAACAGTTGCTCGGCGATGGTCTCGGCCTCGAGCGCATGGAGCTTGCCGCGCAGCAGGGTCTTGAGGTTGTAGAGCGCGTACTTGCGCCCCCAGGCGAGCATCAGCTCGCGCTCGTCGCCCTGCAGTGGTCGGATCAGCACCTGCAGCTCGGCGAGCAGCTGGTGGACCAGCGCCTGCTCGATGGCGCGGCTGCGCGCGCGCGGCGACGGTGCGGCGTCGAGCAGGGCGTCGAGCCCGAGCTGGTCGACCAGGGCGCTCAGCGGCAGGGTGGCGAGTCGATCAATGGTGTCGGGGTCATGCAGCCCTGTGGCCATCATCGAGACCCGGGCGTCGAGATAGGCGTGATCGGCATCGGCCATGACGCGGGGTCAGCGGCTGGTGTCGATCAGGACCTGGAAAGCGGCTTCGAGTGCCTCTGTCTCGCGCTGCTCGGCCTGATCGCGCAGGTGGACGTGACGCTCGTCATAACGGCGTCGCAGCTGGGCGATGCTCTGTTCGGCGCGCTCGCCGGCCTTGGCGATGAAGCCCTGGCGCAGTTCCGGGATCCGGGCGGTGAAGCGCGCCTGCTCGGCGTGGACCTCGGCCATCGCCTGGTCGACGATCCGTCCCTGTTCGGTCTCGGCCTGCTGGGCGAGCCGCTCGGCCCGCATCTCGACATCGAGCAGTCGCTTGAGGGTGTCATCCATCGGTCGCGCTCTCGGTTGGTCTGGGCATTCGCGACCCTAGCTTACGCGAAAGACGCCGGCGATGGCGCGGACCATCGTCGGCGTCTTGCGCCAGGTCAGCCGCGCTGCCCGCCCGCCGAGCCGTTCAGACGGACCTCGTCGGTCATGCAGATCCGATGACTCCAGAACTGCTCGGCGAGCACCCGCAGCTCCTCGGCGAGGGTGGCCAGCATCTCGGCGGTATGCTCGATCTCGCCGGTGGTCGTGGCGTTACCGTCGGCCGACTGGCGGATATTGGTGACGCTGCGGTTGATTTCCTCGCTGACCGCACTCTGTTCCTCGACGGCGGTGGCGATCTGGGTGGTCATGTCGGTGATCTGCTGCACGCTGGCGGCGATCGACTCGAGCGCGCCACCGGCCTCGCGCGCCTGGGTGACGCTCTGCTCGGCCTGGGCGCGGCTGCCGTGCATCACCTCGACCGAGGCGCGCGCGCCGGCCTGCAACTTCTCGATCATCGTCTGGATCTCGGTGGTCGATTGCTGGGTGCGGTTGGCGAGGTTGCGCACCTCGTCGGCGACCACCGCGAAGCCGCGCCCGGCTTCGCCGGCGCGGGCCGCTTCGATCGCGGCGTTGAGCGCGAGCAGGTTGGTCTGCTCGGCGATGCCGCGGATGACGTCGAGCACGGCGCTGATCTCATCGCTGTGCTGCTCGAGGGTGTGGATCACCGCAGCGGCGTTTTCGACCTCGTCGGAGAGGCGTGCGATGGCCTCGCGGGTGTCGATGGTGACACGCTTGCCGTCGCGCGCAGCGCTGTCAGCGGTGTCGGCGCTGTCGGCGGTGTGCTGAGCGTTGCGCGCGACCTCGCGCACGGTGGCGCTCATCTCCTCGATGGCGGTGGCCACCAGATCGGTCTGCGACTGCTGATTGAGGATGGCCGCGCGCAGCTCGGTGATGGTCTCGACTGCGGCCTCGGCCTGACGCGAGAGCTTGGCCGCGTTATCGGAGATCCGCACCGCCGCCGAGCGGCTCTCGGTGCGCAGCATGCGCATCGCCAGGGTGATGGCACCGTACTCGGTGTTGTTGCCGGTATAGAGGTACTGTGCGGTGGGGTCGTCGATGACCTGGCGTGCCCGCGCGTCGAGGCGCGCCAGCGGGCGGGTCTGGAGCCATGCGATCAGGGTACCGGCGACCAGCAGCAGTGCGATCAGGCCGAGTCCCGGGGCCAGCGGCAGGTTGCTCAACGGCAGGGTGGCGAAAGCCAGGAGCGCGGCGAGCACCAGCCACGCGGTCAATCGCCAGAACGCCGAGAACCGTGGCAGACGCAGCGCCAGCGGCAGGCGTCCGGCGCGGATCCCGGCATAGAGTCGCTCGGCCTTGTCGACCAGGTCGCGCGCCGGGCGGATACGCACCGACTGGTACTCGAACACCTTGCCATCGCGCATGATCGGGTTGACGAAGGCGTCGACCCAGTAGTGATCGCCGTTCTTGCAGCGGTTCTTGACCAGGCCCATCCAGGGGCGCCCTGACTTGATGGTCTGCCACAGCTGGGCGAAGGCCGCCGGTGGCATGTCGGGGTGACGCACCACGTTGTGATTGAAGCCGACCAGCTCGTCGCGATCGAAGCCGCTGATCTCGACGAAGGTCTCGTTGACATCGGTGACGATGCCCTTGAGGTCGGTGGTCGACATGATGTTGTCGGTCTCGGCGAAGGAGCGTTCCTTGCCGGTGACGGGGAGGTTGGTTTTCATCTTGGAGTCCTCAACGCCGATGTTCCCAGAATTGCCGTGCCAGGGTGCGTAGCTCGCTGGAGAGTTCGACGACCCGGCTGGAGGCCTGCCCGATGGCATGGCTGCCGGCGGCGGTCTGGTCCGCGCCTTGACGGATATCGGTGATGCTGCGGCTGATCTCCTCGCTGACCGCGCTCTGCTCCTCGACGGCGGTGGCGATCTGGGTGCTCATGTCGGTGATCGACTGGATGCCGCTGGTGATACGCTCGAGTGCCTCGCCGGCCTCGCGCGCCTGGACGACGCTCTGCTCGGCCTGAGCGCGACTGTTGCCCATGACCTCGACCGACGAGCGGGTACCGGCCTGCAGCTTCTCGATCATCGCCTGGATCTCGGTGGTCGACTGCTGGGTGCGGTTGGCGAGGTTGCGCACCTCGTCGGCGACCACCGCGAAACCACGCCCGGCCTCGCCGGCGCGCGCTGCCTCGATCGCGGCGTTGAGCGCGAGCAGGTTGGTCTGCTCGGCGATGCCGCGGATGACGTCGAGCACGGCGCTGATCTCGCCGCTGTGCTGCTCGAGGGTGTGGATCACCGCAGCGGCCTGCTCGATCTCCTCGGCGAGCCGCCCGATCGAACCGCCGGTGGCGCCCACTACCTCGCCGCCGTTGGAGGCGTTGGCATCGGCTTCGTGGGCGGTGTCGGCGGTTTGCTGGGCGCTTTGCGCGACCTCGCGCACGCTGGCAGTCATCTCCTCGATGGCGGTGGCCACCTGATCGGTCTCCGACTGCTGCTGGAGGATCGCGCCGCGCGCCGACTCCACGGCCTCGACCATGTGTTCGGCCTCGCGCAGCAGTCGCGCCGCCGAGTCATCGACGCGTCCCACCGCCGCGCCGCTCTCGGCTTCGAGCATGCGCAGGGCGAACTCGGCCGCGCCGTACTCGTCGCGACGCTGGGTATAGGCGTACTGACTGATGGGATTGTCGGCCACCATGCGCGCCTGGGCAGCGATGGTGGCGAGCGGACGCGTCTCGATCCAGGCCAGGACCATCGCCGTCAAGGTGAACACCAGCACCGGCGGTGCGGCCTGGAGCGTGCCGAGTCCGAGCAACGGGGCGGCGGCGAGTACAACGGCACCGAGCAGTGCGATGGTACCGAGCAACCGCCAGCGCGACCGGGTCATGCCCAGACGCCAGCGCCAGGGACGCCGATCACGCATCAACTCGGCGTAGAAACGCTCGGCTTGCTCGACCCTGGCGCGGCTCGGCTTGGTGCGCACCGACTGGTACTCGGTGATGGCGCCGTCGTGGGTGATCGGGGTGACATAAGCACTCACCCAGTAGTGGTCGCCGTTCTTGCAGCGGTTCTTGATCAAGCCCATCCAGGGGCGCCCGGACTTCAGCGTCCGCCACAGGTCGGCAAAGGCCGCCGGCGGCATGTCGGGATGGCGTACCAAGTTGTGGTTACGCCCGATCAGTTCGTCCTCGGTGAAACCGGAGATGTCGACGAAGTGGTCGTTGACATAGGTGATGGCGCCCTTCAGATCGGTGGTCGACAGGATATTGGTGTCGTCCGGGAAGGACACCTCCTGTTGCGTCACTGGATAGTTCTTTTTCATGCGGGGAATTTCCTGGAGTACACAGCCCTCGGTTAGCGTGGGGTCGGGACCGCTGGTGCTTTGGCCAGTCGCAGTGCCGAGCATATCTCGGTAAACATTGTGCTCCCGGTCTGCGATCTCGACCTGGCAGGCGGGGAGAGTTACCCCTTGCCTGCTGGTTTGCGATCACGTTCACATCGATCCCGTGCTGTGGCGCCGTCCTGGCCCCCGGGCATGAGGGACACGCGTGCCCGAATCGGCAGCGCAATAATGACACGACTCGTCGAGCGATGCGCGATCGGCGCTGTCCGTGCACGGTGAGGGTGGGGCGGCTCAATAGAGGGGGGCGAGCGTGCCGGAGCGCAGCAGGATGACGGTGATCAGGACGGCGAGCAGCAGCGCCCAGAGCGCCAGATAGAGTCGCATCGACTGACGTGCGCGGTTGCGCTCGGTCCAGGTGCGCGGGCGCACACCCTTGAACAGGAAGACCAGCTTGGCGGCGAGCAGGACGCAGACGATGTTGACGGCGAGCAGCAGCAGGGCGCCGAGCGCGAGGTCCCAGCGGGCGTTGCCGAGGGCGAGTCCGATGGTTGCCGTCGGCGGCAGCAGGGCGACGGCGACCATCACCCCGACCAGGGTCGAGGACAGCCCGGAGGTGAGCGAGAGCACCGCCGCGGCGCCCGAGGCGAGCGCCAGCACGACCCCGGCGAGACCGACGTCGGTACGGGTGGCCAGTTCGTTGAGCGAGAAGTCGACCTGCCAGATCAGGCCGATGGCGACGGCGAGCAGCAACGACAGCCCCAATCCGGCGACATTGGTACGCAGCGCCTGCCACACCAGGGCGCGATCGCCGAGCGAGGTGGCAAAGGCCAGGGCGATGTTGGGACCGAGCAGCGGGGCGATGACCATCGCGCCGATCACCACCGCGACATTGTTCTCGAGAAGACCGATGGCCGCGACCAGGGTCGAGAGCGCGGTGAGCACCAGGTGATTGGTGTCGAGCCGTGCGCCCTTGACGATCTCGCTGTAGAGTTCCTCGCGCGTGGCGGCGATCGCCCGCGCCCGGCGCAACGCCTCGTCCTGGCGTCGCGGGGTGTCGCGGGTGAGCACGGTGTCGACCGGTTGGATGACGATGCGCGCGGCAGCATCGGCCTTGAAGAGGTCCTGCAGCGAGTCGGTCAGCGCTTGGCGTGACTGGTCGTCGACGAGCATGCGCACGGCGCGTCGACCATCTTCGCCGGCCTCGCCGCACCAGGCGTCCTCGGCGCCATAGAAGCCGGCCATGCCGAGCAGCGTCTTGGTGTGCCTGGCGTCGGCGATGACCTCGACGATGCGCATCGCGCTGCTCTCTCCTCAGGGTCCGCTCAGGATGCCGAGCGCCAGCAACAGCAGCAGGGCGAAGGCGCCGATGGTGTTGAACACCAGGTCGACCCGGCGGTTGTGGGCGCGGTAGCGGGCGATCAGTGTCGCCAGTTCGGGGTCAGACTCCACGGCGGGGTCGATCATGACCCGGCGATGGGGCAGGGCGATGGCCGCGATCGCAGCGCAGGCGGTGATCGGATCGACACGGTAGAGTCCGGCGTCGACGTCGACCAGACGGCGCCGCAACCGCTGGTGTGCGTGCATGCGAGCGGTGTCGACGTCCTCGAAGCGGATCGCGCAGCGCAGCTGCGAGGTGACCGGCGGCGGTTGATCACAGGCCTGCAGGCGCACCAGTCCGGGGTGGTCCGGGTGGGTCTCGACGATCAGGTGTCCGCTGTGCATCACGAAGCGGTCAGGCTGGAGCGCTGACCCTTTCGATCTCCCAGTTGCACTGTTCGATCAGGGTCTCGAGCGAGCGCGGGATGTGCAGCGCCTCATCGGGCTCGTAGCGCCGCCCCTCGCTCCAGTGGCGCGCAGCCGATTCGGCGATGTCCGGCAGCCCCTGGCGCTGCAGCTCCCACAATGCCTGTGTCTGTTTGGTGTGCATGGTCTCCCCTGGGTGGATCGCAATATCCGTGCTTGAGTGTGGCTTTTTGGCGACGTGGTATCCATTGACCGGATCTTGATCCCTTTATCTTCGAGTCTAGTTGAAGATTCTGGGCTGGGTGCTTGTCAATCAAGACGTAAATAGCATTGTCGTGGATTTTTAACAATGCAGTCAAAAAGATACTTTTGTGGCGCACGACCAACTCTGCTAGTGACAGTCCGTTGTCTTGCGAACGTGTTTCAGGCGGCAGTCCCGAGGCTGTGGACGCTGCTGGGGAGCTGGTCGCGCACGACCTCGGCGAAGCGCTCGAGGACCTGACGGCGCGGGAAGCTGCGCCGGTAGACCAGCGAGATGCGCCGATAGGCATCAGGCAGGTGCAGCTGTCGCGAGACGATGCCGTGGTCGCGCATCCAGGTCTCGCGCACCGCCAGGGCCGGCACCAGGGTGCAACCGAAACCGGCGCTGACCAGTTGCAGCAGGGTCTCGAGGCTGGATGCGCGCAGATCGGCCATCTCGCCCTGGCTGGGTCGCTGCGACAGTCGGCAGACCTCCATCACCTGATGGGCCAGGCAGTGACCGTCGGCGAGTAGCAGCAGCTCGCTCGACTCCAGGTCCGCAGCGCTGATCTCGGCGCGCTGCTGCAGCGGGTGGTCGGTGGGATGGGCGAGCCAGAAGGGCTCGTCGAACAACTCGATCGTGGCGAGGTCCGAGTCCTCGACCGGGGTGGCGAGCAGTGCGGCGTCGATCTCGTGGTGGCC
Coding sequences within:
- a CDS encoding methyl-accepting chemotaxis protein, with protein sequence MKTNLPVTGKERSFAETDNIMSTTDLKGIVTDVNETFVEISGFDRDELVGFNHNVVRHPDMPPAAFAQLWQTIKSGRPWMGLVKNRCKNGDHYWVDAFVNPIMRDGKVFEYQSVRIRPARDLVDKAERLYAGIRAGRLPLALRLPRFSAFWRLTAWLVLAALLAFATLPLSNLPLAPGLGLIALLLVAGTLIAWLQTRPLARLDARARQVIDDPTAQYLYTGNNTEYGAITLAMRMLRTESRSAAVRISDNAAKLSRQAEAAVETITELRAAILNQQSQTDLVATAIEEMSATVREVARNAQHTADSADTADSAARDGKRVTIDTREAIARLSDEVENAAAVIHTLEQHSDEISAVLDVIRGIAEQTNLLALNAAIEAARAGEAGRGFAVVADEVRNLANRTQQSTTEIQTMIEKLQAGARASVEVMHGSRAQAEQSVTQAREAGGALESIAASVQQITDMTTQIATAVEEQSAVSEEINRSVTNIRQSADGNATTTGEIEHTAEMLATLAEELRVLAEQFWSHRICMTDEVRLNGSAGGQRG
- a CDS encoding methyl-accepting chemotaxis protein translates to MKKNYPVTQQEVSFPDDTNILSTTDLKGAITYVNDHFVDISGFTEDELIGRNHNLVRHPDMPPAAFADLWRTLKSGRPWMGLIKNRCKNGDHYWVSAYVTPITHDGAITEYQSVRTKPSRARVEQAERFYAELMRDRRPWRWRLGMTRSRWRLLGTIALLGAVVLAAAPLLGLGTLQAAPPVLVFTLTAMVLAWIETRPLATIAAQARMVADNPISQYAYTQRRDEYGAAEFALRMLEAESGAAVGRVDDSAARLLREAEHMVEAVESARGAILQQQSETDQVATAIEEMTASVREVAQSAQQTADTAHEADANASNGGEVVGATGGSIGRLAEEIEQAAAVIHTLEQHSGEISAVLDVIRGIAEQTNLLALNAAIEAARAGEAGRGFAVVADEVRNLANRTQQSTTEIQAMIEKLQAGTRSSVEVMGNSRAQAEQSVVQAREAGEALERITSGIQSITDMSTQIATAVEEQSAVSEEISRSITDIRQGADQTAAGSHAIGQASSRVVELSSELRTLARQFWEHRR
- a CDS encoding TIGR00341 family protein; translated protein: MRIVEVIADARHTKTLLGMAGFYGAEDAWCGEAGEDGRRAVRMLVDDQSRQALTDSLQDLFKADAAARIVIQPVDTVLTRDTPRRQDEALRRARAIAATREELYSEIVKGARLDTNHLVLTALSTLVAAIGLLENNVAVVIGAMVIAPLLGPNIALAFATSLGDRALVWQALRTNVAGLGLSLLLAVAIGLIWQVDFSLNELATRTDVGLAGVVLALASGAAAVLSLTSGLSSTLVGVMVAVALLPPTATIGLALGNARWDLALGALLLLAVNIVCVLLAAKLVFLFKGVRPRTWTERNRARQSMRLYLALWALLLAVLITVILLRSGTLAPLY
- a CDS encoding LysR substrate-binding domain-containing protein, whose protein sequence is MNLRDLKYILAVAETRHFGRAAERCFVSQPTLSGQIKKLEDELDVVIFERTNRSVEITPVGEEILHHARLALEQTAAIEQVAHAHQDPLAGPLRIGAIPTISPYLVPLLLRPLRARCPKLQLVLSEEITDTLLARLGHHEIDAALLATPVEDSDLATIELFDEPFWLAHPTDHPLQQRAEISAADLESSELLLLADGHCLAHQVMEVCRLSQRPSQGEMADLRASSLETLLQLVSAGFGCTLVPALAVRETWMRDHGIVSRQLHLPDAYRRISLVYRRSFPRRQVLERFAEVVRDQLPSSVHSLGTAA